In one Bradyrhizobium cosmicum genomic region, the following are encoded:
- a CDS encoding ABC transporter substrate-binding protein, translating into MTISRRDVLLGATATAALMPLAARAQTSEVVIGVIYPFSGGSAQQGVDAQKAYETALEVINKDTDFDLPLAKGEGLPGLGGAKIRLVFADHQADPQKGRAEAERLITQEKVSAIIGTYQSAVAVTVSQICERYQIPFVSADNSSPSLHRRGLKYYFRAAPHDEMYSAAMFDFFDAMKKKGTKIETLSLFHEDTIFGTDSGNAQAKIAGERGYKIVTDIKYRANSPSLSAEVQQLKTANADVLMPSSYTTDGILLVKTMAELGYKPNAIVAQDAGFSEKALYDAVGDKLEGVISRGTFSLDLAQKRPMVGKINEMFKARSGKDFNDLTSRQFMGLIILADAINRAKSAEGEKIRDALAATDIPGEQTIMPWKRVKFDETGQNNDADPVLLQYIGGKFVTIFPPQAAIAEATWPMK; encoded by the coding sequence ATGACGATCTCTCGCCGCGACGTGCTGCTTGGTGCGACAGCTACGGCTGCGCTAATGCCGCTTGCTGCACGCGCCCAGACCTCGGAAGTCGTGATCGGCGTCATCTATCCGTTCTCCGGCGGCAGCGCCCAGCAGGGCGTCGACGCGCAGAAGGCCTATGAGACCGCGCTCGAGGTCATCAACAAGGACACCGATTTCGACCTGCCGCTGGCGAAGGGCGAGGGCCTGCCGGGCCTCGGCGGCGCAAAAATCCGTCTCGTGTTCGCCGACCACCAGGCCGATCCGCAGAAAGGCCGCGCCGAAGCCGAGCGCCTGATCACGCAGGAGAAGGTCTCCGCCATCATCGGCACCTATCAGAGCGCGGTTGCCGTCACCGTCAGCCAGATCTGCGAGCGCTACCAGATTCCGTTCGTCTCGGCCGACAACTCCTCGCCGAGCCTGCATCGCCGCGGTCTCAAATATTACTTCCGCGCCGCCCCGCATGACGAGATGTACTCGGCCGCCATGTTCGACTTCTTCGACGCCATGAAGAAGAAGGGCACCAAGATCGAGACGCTGTCGCTGTTCCACGAAGACACCATCTTCGGCACCGACTCCGGCAACGCCCAGGCCAAGATCGCCGGCGAGCGCGGCTACAAGATCGTCACCGACATCAAGTACCGCGCCAACTCGCCCTCGCTCTCGGCCGAGGTGCAGCAGCTCAAGACCGCGAATGCCGACGTGCTGATGCCCTCGAGCTACACCACCGACGGCATCCTGCTGGTCAAGACCATGGCCGAGCTCGGCTACAAGCCGAACGCGATCGTGGCGCAGGATGCCGGCTTCTCCGAGAAGGCGCTCTATGACGCCGTCGGCGACAAGCTCGAAGGCGTGATCTCGCGCGGCACCTTCTCGCTCGACCTCGCGCAGAAGCGCCCGATGGTCGGCAAGATCAACGAGATGTTCAAGGCGCGTTCGGGCAAGGACTTCAACGACCTCACCTCGCGCCAGTTCATGGGCCTGATCATCCTCGCCGACGCGATCAACCGCGCCAAGTCGGCCGAGGGCGAGAAGATCCGCGACGCGCTGGCCGCGACCGACATCCCGGGCGAGCAGACCATCATGCCCTGGAAGCGCGTCAAGTTCGACGAGACCGGGCAGAACAACGACGCCGATCCGGTGCTGCTGCAATATATCGGCGGCAAGTTCGTCACCATCTTCCCGCCGCAGGCCGCGATCGCCGAAGCGACCTGGCCGATGAAGTAA
- a CDS encoding branched-chain amino acid ABC transporter permease, with product MGLLYGLIAVGLALIFGLMDVTNFAHGEFLMIAMYLSFFLFAFFAIDPLLSAPLVAAAMFVFGAVVYLLVVRFAMRAKANAGMVQIFTTFGLAILMRGLAQFFFTPDYRSIPQSWAGGKTVSVAGIFLPEPQLIGAAVSIAAFAGLYFFIHRTDFGRALEATREDPGAVALVGIDKNRVFAFGWGLGAALVGLAGAIMAVFFYIYPDVGASFALIAYVTVALGGFGSVFGAFAGGIIVGLVEATTALLLPPSLKSVGIYAVYLLVVFIRPRGLFGSM from the coding sequence ATGGGCCTGCTCTACGGACTGATTGCCGTCGGCCTCGCGCTAATCTTCGGCCTGATGGACGTCACGAACTTCGCCCATGGCGAATTCCTGATGATCGCGATGTACCTGTCCTTCTTCCTGTTCGCGTTCTTTGCGATCGACCCGTTGCTGTCGGCGCCATTGGTCGCCGCGGCCATGTTCGTATTCGGAGCGGTGGTCTACCTGCTCGTCGTACGCTTCGCCATGCGGGCCAAGGCCAATGCCGGCATGGTGCAGATCTTCACCACTTTCGGCCTTGCCATCCTCATGCGCGGCCTCGCGCAGTTTTTCTTCACGCCGGACTATCGCAGCATTCCGCAGTCCTGGGCCGGTGGCAAGACCGTCTCGGTCGCCGGCATCTTTCTGCCGGAGCCGCAACTGATCGGTGCGGCCGTCTCGATCGCGGCCTTTGCCGGCCTCTATTTCTTCATCCACCGCACCGATTTCGGCCGCGCGCTGGAAGCGACCCGCGAGGATCCCGGTGCGGTCGCGCTGGTTGGCATCGACAAGAACCGCGTCTTCGCGTTCGGTTGGGGCCTCGGCGCCGCGCTGGTCGGCCTCGCCGGCGCGATCATGGCGGTGTTCTTCTACATCTATCCCGACGTTGGCGCGTCCTTTGCCCTGATCGCCTATGTCACGGTGGCGCTCGGCGGCTTCGGCAGCGTGTTCGGCGCCTTCGCCGGCGGCATCATCGTCGGCCTCGTGGAAGCGACCACCGCCTTGTTGCTGCCGCCCTCGCTGAAATCGGTCGGCATCTACGCGGTCTATCTGCTCGTCGTCTTCATCCGGCCGCGTGGCCTGTTCGGGTCGATGTGA